Proteins encoded in a region of the Chryseobacterium piperi genome:
- a CDS encoding carboxy terminal-processing peptidase codes for MWKNFKLNKFLLLIPLTSLMFCFNSPKNDDEKMQTIMVSVKNTLSYLHYSPKPINDAYSKDVYKHYFELVDPAKRYFLQSDMDEFSKHETKLDDYLNLGDLTFYKLTIDRLYQRVDEIDQITQDIFSKPISLEEDETLTLEPKLKKVPANKQEQYNEWKKFIKYNILQEIESMNSKEEAQKEKKDSVQKYNLKDTIKLKILTPEQKRLKATDEVKDLVKETFTRFKKRKKMDWFTVYMNAYTEVFDPHTNYYSPKDKEDFDTQFAGKVIGIGAIIQEKKGNLYLGALTIGAPAWKSKQLSEGDKILKVKSKPKDDAVNVVGMLSDEAVRLIRGQKGTPVTLTVQKKDGSIKEVTMIREEVAIEDTFARSIVVNSPNGKKYGFINLPSFNADFEDSKGRNASDDIKNEIIKLKAQNIEGIVLDLRNNGGGSLTEVGDIMGLFMNAGPYVQVKDGNGKIQTLKNKNETPIWTGPLVIMQNELSASASEILAGVMQDYGRAMIIGSPQSFGKGTVQTFVDLNRFLNTEDDFGSLKLTIQKFYRITGESTQRKGIVSDIQMKDFFTYAEIGERYDDFALAWDKIPGTQFQKLNYFNIQALEKASADRMAKNANYQLLLESAQWREKLDKEETITLNITKFNEVMKQRKAQIEKFKALTKFVNGLQFTMYPSEVEREKKDEAFKKKSEMWIKNLKKDTYLQEAMNIIADMNVKS; via the coding sequence ATGTGGAAAAATTTTAAACTCAATAAATTTTTACTCCTAATTCCATTGACAAGTCTAATGTTTTGTTTCAACTCGCCTAAGAATGACGATGAAAAGATGCAGACAATCATGGTGAGCGTAAAGAATACACTTTCTTATTTGCATTATAGCCCGAAACCCATAAACGATGCTTACTCTAAAGATGTTTACAAGCATTATTTTGAATTGGTAGATCCTGCAAAAAGATACTTCCTTCAGTCGGATATGGATGAATTCAGCAAACATGAAACAAAGCTGGATGATTATCTGAACCTGGGAGATCTAACTTTCTATAAACTTACCATTGATAGATTATACCAACGAGTAGATGAAATTGATCAGATTACTCAGGACATCTTTAGTAAACCGATCAGCTTAGAAGAAGATGAAACGCTTACTCTGGAGCCAAAACTCAAAAAAGTTCCTGCGAATAAACAAGAACAGTACAATGAGTGGAAAAAGTTTATCAAATACAATATCCTTCAGGAAATCGAGTCTATGAATAGTAAGGAAGAGGCTCAAAAAGAGAAAAAAGACTCGGTACAAAAATATAATTTAAAGGATACTATTAAGCTTAAAATTCTTACACCAGAACAAAAAAGGCTAAAAGCTACCGACGAAGTAAAAGACTTGGTTAAAGAAACTTTTACAAGGTTTAAGAAAAGAAAGAAAATGGATTGGTTTACAGTGTATATGAATGCATATACTGAGGTTTTTGACCCACATACCAACTATTATTCTCCAAAAGATAAAGAAGACTTTGATACTCAGTTTGCCGGAAAGGTCATAGGTATCGGGGCTATTATCCAGGAGAAAAAAGGAAATCTGTATTTAGGCGCTTTAACGATTGGTGCTCCGGCGTGGAAGTCTAAGCAACTTTCGGAAGGGGATAAAATTCTTAAAGTAAAGTCTAAGCCAAAAGATGATGCCGTAAATGTTGTTGGAATGCTTTCTGATGAAGCCGTAAGATTAATCAGAGGACAAAAAGGAACTCCGGTAACGCTAACGGTTCAGAAAAAAGACGGAAGTATTAAAGAAGTTACCATGATCCGTGAAGAAGTAGCTATTGAGGATACTTTTGCAAGAAGTATCGTAGTGAATTCTCCTAACGGAAAGAAATATGGATTCATTAATTTACCGAGCTTTAATGCTGATTTCGAAGATTCTAAAGGAAGAAATGCTTCAGATGATATTAAAAACGAAATTATAAAGCTTAAGGCGCAGAATATAGAAGGAATTGTTCTAGACCTTAGAAATAATGGTGGGGGTTCATTAACGGAAGTTGGAGATATTATGGGACTGTTTATGAATGCAGGGCCATACGTTCAGGTTAAAGACGGTAACGGTAAAATCCAGACTTTAAAAAATAAGAATGAAACGCCGATCTGGACGGGGCCATTGGTTATTATGCAAAATGAGCTTTCAGCCTCTGCATCAGAAATTTTAGCAGGAGTAATGCAGGATTATGGTAGAGCTATGATCATCGGTTCTCCTCAGTCTTTTGGAAAAGGGACGGTACAGACTTTTGTAGATCTGAACAGGTTTTTAAATACAGAAGATGATTTCGGATCATTAAAGCTTACGATTCAGAAGTTTTACAGAATTACCGGAGAATCTACACAGAGAAAAGGAATTGTTTCCGATATCCAGATGAAGGATTTCTTTACCTATGCTGAGATAGGAGAGCGATATGATGACTTTGCATTAGCTTGGGACAAGATTCCGGGAACACAGTTCCAGAAATTAAATTATTTCAATATCCAAGCACTGGAGAAAGCAAGTGCTGATAGGATGGCTAAAAATGCAAACTACCAATTGTTATTGGAATCTGCTCAATGGAGAGAGAAGCTGGATAAAGAAGAAACCATTACTTTAAATATTACTAAATTTAATGAAGTAATGAAACAGCGAAAAGCTCAGATTGAAAAGTTTAAAGCATTGACTAAGTTTGTAAACGGGCTTCAGTTCACGATGTATCCAAGTGAAGTTGAAAGAGAGAAAAAGGATGAAGCATTTAAGAAGAAATCTGAAATGTGGATCAAAAATCTTAAAAAAGATACCTATCTTCAGGAAGCCATGAATATCATTGCAGACATGAATGTAAAATCATAA
- a CDS encoding mechanosensitive ion channel family protein, with translation MNDEVKNIKENVSVTFKEILEYQIFSLGKYNLTVYEVLGALIIIILGFFISKFARRFIYKSEKLDFGKKFAFAQILHYLIVIVIFFLAMKMLGVNISPLLVGSGAILVGIGLGLQNLFLDFISGVIILFDRTIQAGDIIDVDGTIGKVQEIKMRTTTVLTRDNKNIIFPNSILTKDKLVNFSHNDEIVSFDINVGVHYDSDLDLVEKLMKEAALEHEEVLNDPPPVVRLENFGDSSLDMKMYYNSKNLFKQPSIRSGIRKAVLKKFRENNVNIPYPIRTLDMPKDTFSDK, from the coding sequence ATGAATGATGAAGTTAAAAACATTAAAGAAAATGTAAGCGTGACCTTCAAAGAGATTCTGGAGTACCAGATCTTCTCTTTGGGGAAATACAATTTGACGGTCTATGAGGTTCTGGGAGCCTTAATTATTATAATTCTGGGATTTTTTATTTCAAAATTTGCGAGGCGGTTTATTTACAAATCAGAGAAACTGGATTTTGGAAAGAAGTTTGCCTTTGCACAAATACTCCATTATCTTATTGTCATCGTAATTTTCTTTTTGGCAATGAAAATGCTGGGTGTCAATATCTCTCCTTTACTGGTAGGTTCCGGAGCAATACTGGTGGGTATTGGATTAGGTCTTCAAAACTTATTCTTAGACTTTATTTCCGGGGTTATTATCTTATTTGACAGAACCATACAGGCTGGAGATATCATTGATGTTGATGGAACCATTGGAAAGGTACAGGAAATTAAAATGAGAACGACTACTGTGCTTACAAGAGATAATAAGAATATTATTTTTCCTAACTCAATTCTGACAAAAGATAAGCTGGTTAATTTTTCCCATAATGACGAAATCGTATCTTTTGATATTAATGTCGGAGTGCATTATGATTCCGATCTTGATTTGGTTGAAAAACTTATGAAAGAAGCAGCTTTGGAACACGAAGAAGTGCTGAATGATCCTCCACCGGTGGTAAGGCTGGAAAATTTCGGGGATAGTTCTCTGGATATGAAAATGTATTATAACTCTAAAAATCTTTTTAAACAACCTTCTATCCGAAGTGGAATAAGGAAGGCTGTTTTGAAAAAGTTCAGGGAAAATAATGTCAATATTCCTTATCCGATAAGAACGCTGGATATGCCGAAAGACACTTTTTCTGATAAATAA
- a CDS encoding 2TM domain-containing protein, with the protein MKRKNFITLVWVSLAVSMLFFFAFTSEKNMENFLYTILISFVYSVILGGGNGLLNNFLNKQVPWSEATNKRAVLSIISIIILNFILVYFCNYINFVLIQRAATTEQFFSGKYNYINWFTINVALLISAFLHAKGFMEELKKTSKKEVVEQKLIAKSANAQFESLKNQLDPHFLFNSLNVLSSLIDENPKQAQKFTASMSKIYRYVLEQKDKELVTVEDEIEFAKTYCELLKTRFEDSVDFIFDVQTEDYKRYVVPLSLQLLLENCIKHNFATFSKPLMIRIFSENNTLCIENNLQVREQMKESAGIGLANIVQRYSLLTKRNVFIEKSEDYFKVKLPVLSGKHNIFSVKPEDEDEYYERARKRVKELKSFYSNLISYCVIIPFLIIINLITSPKSLWFYFPMLGWGIGIISHAFRVFGIGENWKEKKIQEIMNKQKNRK; encoded by the coding sequence ATGAAACGTAAGAACTTTATAACATTAGTTTGGGTATCTCTTGCCGTCTCTATGCTTTTCTTTTTTGCCTTTACATCAGAAAAGAATATGGAGAACTTCCTATATACCATACTTATTTCTTTCGTTTATTCTGTTATATTGGGTGGAGGAAATGGATTGCTTAATAATTTTCTTAACAAACAAGTTCCATGGTCAGAAGCAACGAATAAAAGAGCTGTTTTAAGCATTATATCCATTATAATTTTAAACTTTATATTGGTTTATTTTTGTAATTATATCAATTTTGTTCTCATTCAGAGAGCAGCTACTACAGAACAATTTTTCTCAGGAAAATATAACTATATCAATTGGTTTACTATAAATGTTGCTCTCCTGATCTCAGCATTTCTTCATGCTAAAGGATTTATGGAAGAGCTTAAAAAGACATCCAAAAAAGAAGTTGTAGAACAAAAACTTATAGCGAAATCTGCGAACGCTCAGTTTGAGAGCCTTAAAAATCAACTTGATCCGCACTTTCTTTTCAATTCTCTGAATGTTTTAAGCTCATTAATTGATGAAAATCCAAAGCAGGCTCAGAAGTTTACTGCTTCAATGTCAAAGATTTACAGGTATGTTTTAGAACAAAAAGATAAAGAGCTGGTTACTGTGGAAGATGAAATAGAATTTGCAAAGACGTATTGTGAACTCCTGAAAACGAGATTTGAAGACAGTGTAGATTTTATTTTTGATGTTCAGACTGAAGATTATAAAAGATATGTGGTCCCGCTTTCTTTGCAGCTTCTTTTAGAAAACTGTATTAAGCATAATTTTGCTACATTTTCGAAACCCCTAATGATCCGAATTTTTTCTGAAAATAATACGTTATGTATTGAAAATAATCTACAGGTTAGAGAGCAGATGAAAGAAAGTGCAGGGATTGGATTGGCCAATATTGTTCAACGTTATTCCTTGCTTACAAAAAGAAATGTTTTTATAGAAAAATCAGAAGATTATTTTAAAGTAAAGCTTCCGGTTCTATCAGGTAAGCATAATATTTTCAGTGTTAAACCGGAAGATGAAGATGAGTATTATGAAAGAGCCAGAAAACGGGTAAAAGAACTAAAAAGCTTTTATTCTAATCTGATTTCATATTGCGTTATTATCCCGTTTTTGATTATCATCAACCTTATCACATCGCCCAAAAGCCTTTGG
- a CDS encoding TonB-dependent receptor has translation MKMQIQKLLFLIALLSFATIFAQVKITGKVTYRNKGVSEINVTLKDTYDGATTDANGNFSFETSEKGNHVLTFTHPKYNDVEKQILIENQDISVNAELKEQINEIDAVVISAGSIEASDKKRATALLTPIDIYTTAGADGQISSALNYLPGVQKVGETEGLFIRGGTGTEFKIFMDGSLINNYFSNSVPGIAGRDRFNTSLFKGNVFSSGGYSALYGQALSGALMLESVDLPDQSSYDLGISPIFLSGGFQKLSEDKNHSYGATLGYSLLSLMQNVFDFNTDFIDAPQGLNGDANFRIKTKSGVFFKYYGMFDTNKMGVKSESLEPGYDFALVRLKGKNTYHNLSFKQKFGRYLLNTAASYSYNKSDLNFSTETHDQESDKTRLLTDGNYINFKAVLERKINKISAVRGGIELNNAEEKLNFENVNKSYKDLISSVFAETDLGFSNHFSAKIGVRAENSSFLNKSNIAPRLALAYRLAKDWTTSFAYGLFYQNPESKYINGPADLDFQKSQHYIFQVQRTSDGRSLRLEAFYKKYDDLIKVKNIANVSGQNQPVQSAVNNNGYGYAKGLELFWRDKKTFENIDYWISYSFLDSKRDFMNYPVSLKPNFASEHTLSAVAKRFIPEWKLGVNLSYTYAKGRPYYDIATKDVSGEMVNYTRNEGRLKDYNALNLSFNYLPNLGKKDAKAFMVFVLSVSNVLGTKNIYGYNFSQNGARSSAVVPPVNTFVFVGAFISFGVDKTQDAINNNL, from the coding sequence ATGAAAATGCAGATACAGAAACTATTATTTCTTATTGCTTTACTATCATTTGCAACAATCTTCGCTCAGGTAAAAATTACGGGGAAAGTAACTTACCGGAATAAGGGCGTGAGTGAAATCAATGTCACACTAAAAGATACTTATGACGGAGCAACCACGGATGCTAATGGAAATTTTTCCTTTGAAACATCAGAAAAAGGAAACCATGTGCTCACATTTACCCATCCTAAATATAATGATGTTGAAAAGCAGATTCTCATTGAAAACCAGGATATAAGCGTCAATGCAGAATTAAAAGAGCAAATCAATGAAATTGATGCCGTGGTCATTTCTGCCGGCTCTATAGAAGCGAGTGATAAAAAGCGAGCGACAGCTCTCCTGACGCCTATTGATATTTATACAACAGCAGGGGCGGACGGACAGATTTCTTCTGCCTTGAATTATCTTCCGGGAGTACAGAAAGTAGGGGAGACGGAAGGGTTGTTTATCAGAGGAGGTACTGGAACTGAATTCAAGATTTTCATGGACGGAAGCTTGATCAATAATTATTTTTCCAATTCTGTTCCGGGAATTGCAGGAAGGGACCGTTTTAATACTTCTCTTTTTAAAGGAAATGTATTTTCAAGTGGTGGTTATTCAGCTTTGTATGGGCAGGCACTTTCTGGAGCATTAATGTTGGAAAGTGTAGATTTACCGGATCAGAGCTCTTATGATTTGGGAATTTCTCCAATTTTTTTAAGCGGAGGTTTTCAAAAGCTAAGTGAAGATAAAAATCATTCTTATGGAGCTACTTTAGGATATTCTCTTTTAAGTCTGATGCAAAATGTATTTGATTTTAATACCGATTTTATAGATGCCCCCCAAGGGCTTAACGGAGATGCAAACTTCAGAATCAAAACAAAATCCGGAGTGTTTTTCAAATACTACGGAATGTTTGATACCAACAAAATGGGAGTTAAATCAGAAAGTCTGGAACCGGGATATGATTTTGCCTTAGTACGGTTAAAAGGGAAAAATACCTATCATAATCTATCATTCAAGCAAAAATTCGGAAGATATCTTCTAAATACTGCTGCATCTTATTCATACAATAAATCAGATCTTAATTTTTCTACAGAAACTCATGATCAGGAGTCGGATAAAACACGCCTTTTGACTGATGGAAATTATATCAATTTTAAAGCGGTTCTGGAAAGAAAAATTAATAAGATCAGTGCGGTGCGGGGAGGAATTGAATTAAATAATGCGGAAGAAAAACTTAATTTTGAGAATGTTAATAAAAGCTATAAAGATTTAATCTCGTCTGTGTTTGCAGAAACGGATTTAGGATTTAGCAATCATTTTTCTGCTAAAATAGGGGTAAGAGCAGAAAATTCATCTTTTCTCAATAAAAGCAATATTGCTCCCCGATTAGCATTAGCTTACCGATTGGCTAAAGACTGGACGACATCCTTTGCTTATGGACTTTTTTATCAGAATCCGGAAAGTAAATATATTAACGGTCCTGCTGATTTAGACTTTCAGAAATCCCAACATTATATTTTTCAGGTTCAAAGAACAAGTGATGGCAGAAGTTTGAGACTTGAAGCATTTTATAAAAAATATGATGATCTGATAAAAGTTAAGAATATTGCTAATGTAAGCGGTCAGAACCAACCGGTACAATCTGCAGTTAATAATAACGGATATGGATATGCGAAAGGATTGGAGCTATTCTGGAGAGATAAGAAGACCTTTGAAAATATCGATTACTGGATCAGTTATTCATTTTTAGATTCGAAAAGGGATTTTATGAACTATCCAGTCAGTTTGAAACCCAATTTTGCTTCAGAGCATACTCTTTCAGCGGTTGCCAAACGATTTATTCCGGAATGGAAACTGGGGGTAAATCTATCATACACGTATGCAAAAGGCCGCCCTTATTATGATATCGCTACTAAAGATGTGAGTGGTGAAATGGTAAATTATACCAGAAATGAAGGGCGGTTAAAAGATTATAATGCACTTAATTTAAGTTTTAATTACCTTCCGAATCTTGGTAAAAAAGATGCCAAAGCGTTTATGGTATTTGTGTTAAGTGTTTCAAACGTTTTAGGAACAAAAAATATATACGGATACAATTTCTCACAGAATGGAGCAAGAAGTTCTGCTGTGGTTCCCCCGGTTAATACATTCGTTTTTGTAGGTGCATTTATCAGCTTTGGGGTGGATAAAACCCAGGATGCTATTAATAATAATTTATAA
- a CDS encoding GNAT family N-acetyltransferase, whose amino-acid sequence MYQKLDNPVYHSLNEFHKKFCLNFGSSKFYDPAVAAFGGASDIGQEKDITDYAKICDDFLIFGEKPDWTKAELSRLVCDQYVLQNRIELDLTEDIVLLKEENYPELIDFIKKFYPYYFKNRTPELGRYFGIFKDHKLVAVTGERMQMDNMTEVSAVITDIDYLGKGYAKQLVAFVSGKIFDDNKTPFLHVAETNTGAKKLYEKLGFDHRGTINLWGVKQ is encoded by the coding sequence ATGTATCAGAAATTAGACAACCCTGTTTATCATTCACTTAATGAGTTTCATAAAAAGTTTTGCTTAAACTTTGGAAGCTCTAAATTTTATGACCCTGCAGTTGCCGCTTTTGGAGGAGCATCAGACATTGGACAAGAAAAAGATATCACAGATTATGCTAAGATCTGTGATGATTTTCTCATCTTCGGGGAAAAACCTGATTGGACCAAGGCAGAACTATCCCGCCTGGTTTGTGATCAGTATGTTCTTCAAAATAGAATAGAGCTCGATCTTACAGAAGATATTGTTCTTTTAAAAGAAGAAAACTATCCGGAACTTATTGATTTTATCAAAAAATTCTATCCGTACTACTTCAAAAACAGAACACCTGAACTAGGCCGTTATTTTGGAATTTTCAAAGACCATAAACTGGTTGCCGTAACAGGTGAAAGAATGCAAATGGATAATATGACCGAAGTTAGTGCCGTCATCACAGATATCGATTATCTTGGAAAGGGATACGCAAAGCAACTTGTTGCTTTTGTATCCGGAAAAATCTTTGATGATAATAAAACGCCTTTCCTCCATGTTGCAGAAACAAATACCGGAGCTAAAAAGCTCTACGAAAAGTTAGGTTTTGATCACAGAGGAACCATCAATTTATGGGGTGTAAAACAATAG
- a CDS encoding superoxide dismutase family protein: MNVQKLVLLTGFALFAVSCGTAKTYMVNAKSGTQTGGTAKFTQKGDEVIMKLDVTNLTPGIHAVHIHEKGDCSAADGTSTGGHWNPAKDDHGKWGAEHFHMGDIGNLVADQTGTATLTFKTTKWCLGCADESKNIIGKGLIVHADKDDFHTQPTGNAGGRVGCVEIK; encoded by the coding sequence ATGAACGTACAAAAATTAGTATTATTAACAGGATTTGCGTTATTTGCTGTTTCTTGCGGAACAGCAAAAACGTATATGGTGAACGCTAAAAGCGGAACTCAGACAGGTGGGACTGCAAAGTTCACGCAAAAAGGAGACGAAGTTATCATGAAACTTGATGTAACCAATCTAACTCCGGGTATCCACGCTGTACATATCCACGAAAAAGGAGATTGCTCTGCTGCTGACGGAACTTCTACAGGAGGACACTGGAATCCGGCTAAAGATGATCACGGAAAATGGGGAGCTGAACATTTCCACATGGGAGATATCGGTAACTTAGTAGCAGATCAGACAGGAACAGCAACACTAACTTTCAAAACAACCAAGTGGTGTCTTGGATGTGCAGATGAGTCTAAAAACATTATCGGAAAAGGGCTTATCGTACATGCAGATAAAGATGATTTCCATACCCAGCCAACAGGAAATGCGGGTGGAAGAGTAGGATGTGTAGAAATTAAATAA
- a CDS encoding prolipoprotein diacylglyceryl transferase: MDFPVTFQIFGKTVLAHPLFEAIGMFMGMRYYFYLKRKAPEKLSFNTSAAVLIGATAGALFGSKLIGNLENPYTFFEGVSIRKIWSNNTIVGGLAFGLMGVELAKKIVNHKESTGDLIVYPLILAIIIGRIGCFLTGIYEETYGLPTDSVFGMHLGDSYLRHPVALYEIVFLIGLWFVLKKIQNKRIYPSGFIFQLFMLSYFTFRFFLDFIKPRVEIVGNLGTIQLLCICVIIYYIYKIKSTQPLNSY; the protein is encoded by the coding sequence ATGGATTTTCCCGTTACTTTTCAAATCTTTGGTAAAACCGTTCTTGCACATCCGCTTTTTGAAGCGATCGGGATGTTTATGGGAATGCGGTATTATTTTTATTTAAAAAGAAAAGCTCCGGAAAAGCTTTCCTTTAATACTTCCGCAGCAGTACTTATAGGAGCTACAGCAGGAGCGTTGTTTGGGTCAAAGCTGATTGGAAATCTTGAAAATCCATATACTTTTTTTGAAGGCGTATCTATCCGGAAAATCTGGTCTAATAATACGATTGTAGGCGGGTTAGCTTTTGGCCTGATGGGAGTAGAGTTAGCAAAAAAGATAGTCAACCATAAGGAAAGTACAGGAGATTTGATTGTTTATCCTTTGATACTGGCAATTATTATCGGGCGAATAGGCTGTTTTCTTACGGGAATTTACGAAGAAACATATGGGTTGCCTACAGATTCTGTTTTTGGAATGCATCTGGGGGACTCCTATTTGAGACATCCGGTTGCATTGTATGAAATTGTATTTTTAATAGGATTATGGTTTGTTTTAAAGAAGATACAGAATAAACGAATATATCCGTCCGGTTTTATATTTCAGCTTTTTATGCTCAGTTATTTTACCTTTAGATTCTTTCTTGATTTTATAAAGCCACGGGTAGAAATTGTAGGAAATCTGGGAACGATTCAATTGCTGTGTATATGTGTAATTATTTACTACATTTATAAAATAAAAAGCACCCAACCTTTAAACTCATATTAA
- a CDS encoding radical SAM protein produces the protein MPVRNYTYYDYTISLCPECLKRVGAKIIIEEEAVFMTKRCPDHGFFKTKIASDVHYYKNIRNYNKASEMPLHFGTDVEYGCPYDCGLCVDHEQHSCLSIVEVTDRCNLTCPTCYAMSSPHYGSHRSLEEIEAMFDVIVKNEGEPDVVQISGGEPTIHPEFFKIMDIAKSKPIKHLMLNTNGVRIANDPGFAEKLATYAPEFEIYLQFDSFKPEVLKDFRGKDLTDIRMKALQKLNELNLSTTLVIVLQKDKNIDEIGKIIEFALKQKCVRGITFQPVEIAGRNRDDSAQEKITLTEVRQEILNQYPALNSDDIIPVPCNPDALAMGYILKLEGEIIPLTRYINPADLLNNESRNTIVYEQDAGLQMQLLDIFSTGISVDKVKPKVNQLLCCLPEVSAPNLDYDNLFRIIIMNFMDAHDFDVRAVKKSCVHIVNKDLKLIPFETMNLFYRDGKKEYLEELRKEDKVLF, from the coding sequence ATGCCTGTAAGAAATTATACTTATTACGACTATACCATTAGTCTTTGTCCTGAATGCTTGAAGAGAGTAGGAGCTAAGATTATTATTGAAGAGGAAGCTGTTTTTATGACAAAAAGATGCCCGGATCATGGTTTTTTTAAAACTAAGATTGCATCTGATGTTCATTATTACAAAAACATAAGAAATTATAATAAGGCTTCGGAAATGCCTCTACATTTTGGAACAGACGTAGAATATGGCTGTCCCTATGACTGTGGGCTTTGCGTAGATCATGAGCAGCATAGCTGTCTTTCTATTGTTGAAGTGACGGATCGCTGTAATCTTACCTGTCCGACTTGTTACGCTATGTCTTCTCCTCATTATGGAAGCCACAGAAGCCTTGAAGAAATTGAGGCTATGTTTGACGTCATCGTAAAAAATGAAGGAGAGCCGGACGTTGTTCAAATCAGTGGGGGAGAACCTACGATACATCCGGAGTTCTTTAAAATTATGGATATTGCGAAATCGAAACCGATCAAGCATCTGATGCTTAATACGAATGGTGTAAGAATAGCAAATGATCCTGGTTTTGCTGAAAAATTGGCGACCTATGCCCCGGAATTTGAGATTTATCTTCAATTTGATTCCTTTAAACCTGAAGTTTTAAAAGATTTCAGAGGAAAGGATCTTACGGATATCCGAATGAAAGCATTACAGAAGCTCAATGAGCTTAATCTTTCCACGACTTTAGTTATTGTCCTACAGAAGGATAAGAATATTGATGAGATCGGAAAAATCATTGAATTTGCTTTAAAACAGAAATGTGTGAGGGGTATTACTTTTCAACCTGTTGAAATTGCAGGAAGAAACCGTGACGATTCAGCACAAGAGAAAATAACGCTTACAGAGGTAAGGCAAGAAATTCTCAATCAGTATCCGGCGTTAAATTCTGATGATATTATTCCGGTTCCATGTAATCCGGATGCTTTAGCTATGGGATATATATTGAAACTTGAAGGTGAAATTATCCCTTTAACCCGATACATTAATCCTGCAGATCTCCTAAATAACGAATCCAGGAATACAATTGTATATGAGCAGGATGCAGGACTTCAAATGCAGTTATTGGATATCTTCAGTACAGGAATTTCCGTGGATAAAGTTAAGCCTAAAGTGAATCAGCTACTCTGCTGTCTTCCTGAAGTTTCTGCTCCGAATCTGGATTATGACAATCTCTTTAGAATTATCATTATGAACTTTATGGATGCTCATGATTTTGATGTGAGAGCAGTCAAGAAATCATGCGTTCATATTGTGAATAAAGATTTGAAACTGATTCCTTTTGAAACAATGAATCTATTCTACAGGGATGGAAAAAAAGAATACCTTGAAGAACTGAGAAAAGAAGATAAAGTGCTTTTTTGA
- the surE gene encoding 5'/3'-nucleotidase SurE, giving the protein MERPLILVTNDDGITAPGIRNLVNFMNEIGEVIVVAPNSPQSGKGHAITINSTLSYEEVNLEGPQTDFSCSGTPVDCVKMALDKILTRRPDIVVSGINHGANSSINVIYSGTMSAAVEAGVEGIPAIGFSLLDFSWEADFTQAKEYIQNIVRRTLENPMPKGIVLNVNIPKLPAEEIKGIKVCKQAQAKWEESFDERVNPHGKKYYWLTGYFNNMDESEDADETALANGYISIVPVKFDMTAYEYMKTLEEVMNFE; this is encoded by the coding sequence ATGGAAAGACCACTTATTCTGGTTACTAATGATGATGGAATTACAGCACCTGGTATCAGAAATCTTGTCAATTTTATGAACGAAATCGGAGAAGTAATTGTAGTAGCTCCCAACTCCCCTCAAAGTGGAAAAGGGCATGCGATTACAATCAATTCTACCTTAAGTTACGAAGAAGTAAACCTGGAAGGTCCACAAACGGATTTTTCTTGTAGTGGAACACCTGTAGACTGTGTAAAAATGGCTCTTGACAAAATTCTGACAAGACGACCTGATATCGTAGTTTCAGGAATTAACCACGGAGCTAACTCATCCATTAATGTAATCTATTCAGGAACCATGTCCGCTGCCGTAGAAGCAGGAGTGGAAGGAATTCCAGCTATTGGATTTTCATTGCTTGACTTCAGCTGGGAAGCAGATTTTACTCAGGCAAAAGAATATATCCAAAATATCGTTAGAAGAACCCTGGAAAATCCAATGCCTAAAGGAATTGTCCTTAACGTCAATATTCCAAAACTTCCTGCAGAAGAAATAAAAGGAATTAAAGTTTGTAAGCAGGCTCAGGCAAAATGGGAAGAAAGTTTTGATGAAAGGGTAAATCCGCATGGAAAGAAATATTACTGGCTAACAGGTTATTTCAATAATATGGATGAATCTGAAGATGCTGATGAAACCGCATTAGCTAACGGATACATCTCTATTGTTCCTGTTAAGTTTGATATGACCGCGTATGAATATATGAAAACATTAGAAGAAGTAATGAATTTTGAGTAA